Proteins encoded by one window of Chanos chanos chromosome 7, fChaCha1.1, whole genome shotgun sequence:
- the penkb gene encoding proenkephalin b, whose protein sequence is MAVPVITFWLVILSACLALTVSADCGADCAYCSVHLRLQRTDLNSVACVLECEGPVNSGTSWSLCQDLLQTTIGINQGDQISTETSQPETEQHSLEKKYGGFMKKYGGFMKRYGGFMKRYGGFMKKTAELYGLEPDDVDHGREILNSHDLEVLSNQIAEDAMKEAGDAEDKEGGAATKRYGGFMRRGGAYGSEGVVRALQKRYGGFMRRVGRPEWGQESKRYGGFLKRSSPGEDEEDEEESSEVDKRYGGFMDY, encoded by the exons ATGGCTGTCCCGGTGATCACCTTCTGGTTAGTGATTTTGAGCGCGTGCCTCGCGCTGACAGTTAGTGCGGACTGTGGCGCAGACTGTGCGTATTGCTCCGTGCACTTGCGGCTTCAACGAACAGATCTCAACTCCGTA GCATGTGTTTTGGAGTGCGAGGGCCCGGTAAATTCTGGAACTTCCTGGAGTTTATGCCAAGACCTCCTGCAGACCACCATCGGCATAAACCAGGGTGATCAAATCTCCACAGAGACGTCACAACCGGAAACCGAGCAGCACTCACTGGAGAAAAAGTACGGAGGCTTCATGAAAAAATACGGGGGGTTTATGAAGCGTTACGGTGGTTTTATGAAGCGTTATGGAGGCTTTATGAAGAAGACAGCTGAGCTGTATGGGCTGGAGCCCGATGATGTGGACCACGGCAGAGAAATCCTGAACAGCCACGACTTAGAggtcctgtccaatcagatcGCAGAAGACGCAATGAAGGAGGCGGGAGATGCAGAAGACAAAGAGGGCGGAGCGGCCACCAAACGTTACGGTGGTTTCATGAGAAGGGGCGGGGCTTACGGTTCAGAGGGCGTGGTCAGGGCGCTTCAAAAGCGCTACGGGGGGTTCATGCGAAGGGTGGGACGGCCCGAGTGGGGGCAGGAATCGAAACGCTACGGCGGATTCCTCAAACGCTCATCCCCTGgggaggatgaagaggatgaag
- the cyp7a1b gene encoding cytochrome P450 7A1 — MASLLVGILTVLLSLFLVWQYGKTRKRKPGEPPLETGWMPFIGLALDYGRNPLGFLQDMQRKHGNVFTCKIAGKYLTFITDPFSFSSVVRQGKNLDFQKFAMGFSQRVFGHADFNSPMLSESYKEVHSIFRQTLQGPPLQQLTQSMLGNLQTVLSQDSQRGHGWQEEGLQSFTNRIMFEAGFLTLFGQEAELPKLRGVAKAGSFIRKTVRDFLMFDKAFPALAAGVPISLCLSAWRAREALASELKHSGLQRRNCISALIQRRMDAFDRMRLDETGKARTHVCMLWASQANTLPAAFWSLYYTLRSPAALDAALSEINRVLQESEEPLDDPSQLISLTREQLESMTVLDSIIAEALRLSSASIMIRVANEDFVLTLDSGEQVAIRKGDYICLYPQLIHMDPEVYPNPTEFQFDRYLEADGKKKSSFFKAGRRLRHFLIPFGSGASECPGRFFAVNEIKEFLTLALWHYDLELSNPDATLAPDCARAGLGILPPSRDVLLRYRVRERGGTPCRHKEEKREE; from the exons ATGGCTTCTCTTCTCGTTGGCATTCTCACCGTTCTACTGTCTCTTTTCTTGGTGTGGCAATACGGGAAGACACGGAAAAG gaaACCAGGTGAACCCCCACTGGAAACTGGCTGGATGCCGTTTATTGGGTTGGCTTTGGATTATGGGAGAAACCCGCTCGGCTTCCTGCAAGACATGCAGCGGAAACACGGGAATGTTTTCACTTGTAAGATCGCCGGGAAGTACCTCACATTCATCACTGACCCGTTTTCCTTCTCTTCCGTGGTCCGGCAGGGCAAGAACCTGGACTTCCAGAAGTTCGCTATGGGATTCTCTCAGAGG GTCTTTGGTCATGCTGATTTCAACTCCCCGATGCTCAGTGAGAGTTACAAGGAGGTGCATTCCATCTTCAGACAGACTCTCCAAGGACCACCTCTACAGCAGCTGACCCAGAGCATGTTGGGTAACCTGCAAACGGTGCTCAGTCAGGATTCGCAGCGCGGGCATGGCTGGCAGGAGGAGGGTTTACAGAGTTTCACCAATCGCATCATGTTCGAGGCGGGATTTCTGACGCTGTTTGGTCAAGAGGCGGAGCTTCCCAAACTGAGGGGCGTGGCAAAAGCGGGCTCGTTTATAAGAAAAACGGTCCGTGACTTTTTGATGTTCGACAAGGCTTTTCCCGCGCTGGCGGCGGGTGTGCCAATTTCGTTGTGTTTGAGCGCGTGGCGTGCCCGCGAGGCCCTGGCTAGTGAGTTGAAACACAGTGGACTTCAGCGCAGGAACTGCATCTCAGCGCTCATCCAACGCAGGATGGACGCGTTTGACCGCATGCGACTGGACGAAACGGGGAAAGCGAGGACACACGTCTGCATGCTCTGGGCCTCACAGGCCAACACACTCCCTGCCGCCTTCTGGAGTCTGTACTATACCCTGAG GTCCCCAGCGGCTCTGGATGCTGCTCTCTCAGAGATTAACAGGGTTCTACAGGAGTCAGAGGAACCTTTAGATGACCCCAGTCAACTTATAAGTCTGACCAGAGAACAGCTGGAGTCCATGACTGTTCTTG ACAGTATCATTGCGGAAGCGTTACGCCTGTCCAGTGCTTCCATCATGATTCGCGTGGCTAACGAGGATTTCGTGCTAACGCTGGACTCGGGTGAACAGGTCGCCATTCGCAAGGGGGATTACATCTGCCTCTACCCTCAACTCATCCACATGGACCCAGAGGTTTACCCCAATCCCACG GAATTCCAATTTGACCGTTACTTGGAAGCAGACGGCAAGAAGAAGAGCAGTTTCTTTAAGGCTGGGCGTAGGCTGAGACATTTCCTGATCCCATTTGGCTCCGGTGCCAGCGAGTGCCCGGGTCGTTTCTTCGCCGTGAACGAGATTAAAGAGTTCCTCACCCTGGCGCTTTGGCATTACGACCTGGAGCTTAGCAACCCAGACGCCACGCTGGCACCAGACTGTGCCCGTGCCGGCCTGGGCATCCTGCCACCCTCACGAGATGTACTGCTCAGAtatagagtgagagaaagaggaggcacCCCCTGCAGGCacaaggaggagaagagagaggagtag